A genomic window from Planococcus rifietoensis includes:
- a CDS encoding redox-sensing transcriptional repressor Rex: MLDESHKIPQATTKRLPLYYRFLQNFANAGQKRISSQELSEAMKIDSATIRRDFSHLGALGKKGYGYDVQELLAFFRKTLDQDEATNVALIGVGSLGSAFLKYNFHRNHNTKIILAFDTNSPHEGKKISGIDTYHPDLIEEKIKQYGVEVVILTVPSRSAQEVTDRLAQTDIKGILNFTPVRISVPEHIRVQTIDLSVELQTLIYQIKHD; the protein is encoded by the coding sequence ATGCTTGACGAATCCCATAAAATACCGCAAGCGACAACGAAGCGGCTGCCCTTGTATTACCGGTTTCTCCAGAATTTTGCCAATGCTGGACAAAAGCGCATTTCCTCGCAGGAGTTGAGCGAAGCGATGAAAATCGATTCGGCGACCATTCGCCGCGATTTTTCCCATCTTGGCGCACTCGGCAAAAAAGGCTATGGCTACGATGTACAGGAGCTCTTGGCATTTTTCCGCAAGACGCTTGACCAGGACGAAGCGACAAATGTCGCCTTGATCGGTGTCGGAAGCCTCGGCAGCGCGTTTCTAAAATACAATTTTCATCGCAATCACAACACGAAAATCATCCTCGCCTTTGATACGAACAGCCCCCATGAAGGCAAGAAGATCAGCGGCATCGACACGTACCATCCTGATTTGATTGAAGAGAAAATCAAGCAGTACGGTGTGGAAGTGGTCATTTTGACGGTGCCATCGCGGTCGGCACAGGAAGTCACCGACCGGCTCGCGCAGACGGACATTAAAGGCATACTCAATTTCACGCCGGTGCGCATTTCCGTACCTGAACATATCCGTGTGCAGACGATCGATTTGTCGGTTGAACTGCAAACTTTGATCTACCAGATCAAGCATGATTAA
- a CDS encoding twin-arginine translocase TatA/TatE family subunit: MAPGPLSLIIIGIVALLIFGPKKLPELGKAFGSSLREFKNATKGLADDDEDDKKVEATKKNDLDKKDEHK, from the coding sequence ATGGCTCCAGGTCCACTAAGTTTAATCATCATCGGGATTGTCGCGTTGCTGATTTTCGGCCCGAAAAAATTGCCGGAACTAGGCAAAGCATTCGGTTCTTCCCTACGCGAATTCAAAAACGCCACAAAAGGGTTGGCAGATGACGACGAAGATGATAAAAAAGTCGAAGCAACAAAGAAAAACGATCTAGACAAGAAAGACGAGCACAAGTAA
- the tatC gene encoding twin-arginine translocase subunit TatC produces the protein MNQQNEMTVVEHIGELRKRLALIVVFFLFALIAGFFLAEPLIRYLQFSEEARNLTLNAFKITDPIKIYMQVMMILALIITSPLIMYQFWAFISPGLSDRERKVTLGYIPFSLSLFIGGIAFSYLVLFPYVIGFMLNISENLDIQETIGINEYFQFLFQITLPFGFIFQLPVLMLFLTRLGILTPMMMTKYRKYAYLALVTIAAFITPPDIISHMIVTLPLILLYEFSVVIARIGYRKFLRAEQQQAIEEQTEDLPPK, from the coding sequence ATGAACCAACAAAATGAAATGACGGTAGTTGAACATATAGGTGAACTCAGAAAACGGCTGGCCTTGATAGTCGTTTTCTTTCTGTTCGCGCTCATTGCGGGATTCTTTCTCGCCGAGCCGCTGATCCGCTATTTGCAATTTAGCGAAGAGGCGCGGAATTTGACGCTGAACGCTTTTAAAATTACCGATCCGATTAAGATATATATGCAGGTCATGATGATTTTGGCATTGATTATCACGTCGCCATTGATCATGTACCAATTTTGGGCGTTCATCAGCCCCGGACTCTCTGACAGGGAGCGAAAAGTGACGCTTGGGTATATCCCGTTTTCCTTGTCGCTGTTTATCGGCGGGATTGCGTTTTCCTATTTGGTGCTGTTTCCGTATGTTATCGGGTTCATGCTCAATATTTCGGAGAACCTGGATATTCAGGAGACGATCGGGATCAATGAGTATTTCCAGTTTTTGTTCCAAATTACTTTGCCGTTCGGCTTTATCTTCCAGCTGCCGGTGTTGATGCTGTTTTTGACGCGTCTCGGTATTTTGACGCCGATGATGATGACGAAGTACCGGAAGTATGCGTATTTGGCGCTGGTGACGATTGCTGCGTTCATTACACCGCCGGATATTATTTCCCATATGATCGTGACATTGCCGCTGATCTTGTTGTATGAATTCAGTGTGGTCATTGCGCGCATCGGATATCGCAAGTTCCTGCGGGCAGAACAGCAGCAGGCAATTGAAGAACAGACAGAAGACCTTCCGCCGAAATGA
- a CDS encoding CPBP family intramembrane glutamic endopeptidase, giving the protein MTSTDKTASSQKAKGYKRKNMRTPLLVLLVFVAVQLMPILFIGPTLGYFRDQGLDDATARASTSGWLIFLTMGVGFLVTMILILRDRNFFNIWKGKKSSLPAAIGWGVLGFLLLIIGQSIAAMIEMAIGIDPGSANTQTLVRIAEVVPYAIIAVVLFGPILEELVFRRVVFGSLNQTMNFWIATAISALVFALVHLEFTHLLLYFTTGLILAALYQRTKRIITPIIAHILLNGYVMLIQLNMDKIETFIKQMENLQ; this is encoded by the coding sequence ATGACCTCAACCGATAAAACCGCCTCTTCCCAGAAAGCGAAAGGGTATAAGCGCAAAAATATGCGCACGCCGCTCCTGGTCCTGCTCGTCTTCGTAGCCGTTCAACTCATGCCAATTCTCTTTATCGGCCCGACGCTCGGCTATTTCCGCGACCAAGGACTTGACGATGCCACGGCCCGCGCTTCGACGTCTGGCTGGCTGATCTTCCTGACGATGGGCGTCGGCTTTTTAGTTACAATGATTCTCATCTTGCGCGACCGCAACTTCTTCAATATTTGGAAAGGCAAAAAATCGAGCCTCCCCGCGGCAATCGGCTGGGGCGTCCTCGGCTTTCTGTTGTTGATCATCGGGCAATCGATCGCTGCCATGATTGAAATGGCGATCGGCATCGACCCAGGATCCGCCAATACACAGACACTCGTTCGAATCGCTGAAGTCGTGCCGTACGCGATCATCGCGGTCGTCCTGTTCGGCCCGATCCTCGAAGAACTCGTCTTCCGCCGGGTCGTCTTCGGCTCCTTGAACCAAACGATGAACTTCTGGATCGCCACGGCCATCTCGGCACTCGTCTTCGCACTCGTCCATCTCGAGTTCACGCATCTCCTGCTCTACTTCACGACCGGATTGATCCTGGCAGCCCTTTATCAGCGGACTAAGCGCATCATCACCCCGATCATCGCGCACATCCTGCTAAACGGCTACGTCATGCTCATCCAGCTCAATATGGACAAGATCGAAACCTTCATCAAACAAATGGAAAATCTGCAATAA
- the groES gene encoding co-chaperone GroES yields the protein MLRPLGDRVIIELVEVEEKTSSGIVLPGTAQEKPQEGKVIAVGNGLIRENGQRTELDVTEGDRVVFSKYAGTELKYEGKEYLILRENDILAIVG from the coding sequence TTGTTAAGACCATTAGGAGATCGTGTCATCATTGAGCTCGTCGAAGTGGAAGAAAAGACATCTAGCGGAATCGTCTTGCCAGGAACGGCGCAGGAAAAGCCGCAGGAAGGCAAAGTGATTGCGGTAGGGAATGGACTTATCCGTGAAAACGGACAGCGCACAGAGCTGGACGTAACTGAAGGAGACCGCGTCGTCTTTTCGAAATATGCGGGCACAGAATTGAAATACGAAGGCAAAGAATACTTAATTTTACGTGAAAACGACATCCTTGCGATTGTCGGCTAA